One window of Paroedura picta isolate Pp20150507F chromosome 2, Ppicta_v3.0, whole genome shotgun sequence genomic DNA carries:
- the PJVK gene encoding pejvakin, whose protein sequence is MFAAATKSFVKQVGDGGRLIPVRSLSEADKYQPLSLVIKKKSCLISKRSKFISTPFSLKDILQGDKEISAGISSYQLLNYEDKSDVTLNGRRGNHIRNSVGVNVAGSDSLAVKASFGIVTKHEVEVPTLLRELTSRKINFDHCLVRQSQDSKKTILCVVSENIRTTRQCSLSVHAGMRGDTMRFHIIDEHNYKGRDKAIVFPAHTTIAFSVFELYIHLDGNFELCVTPESKGGFEKWPARSFSLIRLTNSLFNRNKGVMDIIAHPDNYLDDLFADYYEKAASMTDISTNYLREGAHIRVNLLNSNIPKGPCALCGMGRSKRETVYGCLECASNGQKFVRLHAVPCFDLWHKRIK, encoded by the exons ATGTTCGCTGCTGCTACAAAAAGTTTTGTTAAGCAGGTTGGTGATGGAGGCCGACTAATTCCTGTTCGTAGCCTCAGCGAAGCTGATAAGTATCAGCCCCTCAGTCTTGTTATCAAGAAGAAAAGCTGCCTTATTTCCAAAAGATCCAAATTTATTTCAACACCATTCAGCCTCAAAGACATTCTTCAAGGAGACAAGGAAATTTCAGCTG GTATTTCATCCTACCAGTTACTGAATTATGAAGACAAATCAGATGTAACACTCAATGGTAGACGAGGAAATCACATCAGAAATTCTGTTGGAGTCAATGTTGCTGGATCAGATTCCCTTGCAGTGAAGGCTTCTTTTGGTATTGTAACCAAACACGAGGTTGAGGTACCAACATTACTCAGAGAACTTACTAGTAG AAAAATTAATTTTGATCACTGCCTTGTCCGTCAGTCACAAGACAGTAAGAAGACAATTCTTTGTGTGGTCTCGGAAAATATTAGAACAACACGGCAGTGTTCCCTGTCTGTGCATGCTGGTATGAGAGGCGACACGATGAGG tttcataTTATTGATGAACATAATTACAAAGGACGTGACAAAGCTATTGTCTTTCCTGCGCATACAACTATTGCATTTAGTGTTTTTGAACTTTACATTCACCTGGATGGAAATTTTG aactCTGTGTCACTCCAGAATCGAAAGGAGGATTTGAAAAATGGCCAGCGAGATCATTTTCTTTAATCAGATTAACAAACAGTCTGTTTAATCGAA ataAAGGGGTAATGGATATTATTGCTCATCCGGATAATTACTTAGACGACCTTTTTGCAGATTACTATGAAAAAGCTGCAAGTATGACTGACATCTCCACTAACTATCTCCGAGAAGGGGCTCACATACGAGTCAATTTACTCAACAGCAACATCCCCAAAGGTCCCTGTgccttgtgtggaatggggcgTTCTAAAAGGGAAACGGTCTACGGCTGTCTCGAGTGTGCTTCCAATGGACAGAAGTTTGTAAGGCTGCACGCTGTGCCTTGTTTTGACCTGTGGCACAAAAGAATAAAGTAA
- the FKBP7 gene encoding peptidyl-prolyl cis-trans isomerase FKBP7 — translation MRLGAAVLCLSLQALALLALRAGGQQPGGAPDDGQVRIEVLHVPRECQQKSKKGDLLNAHYDGYLASDKSKFYCSRTQNDGHPKWFVLGVGQVIKGLDIAMLNMCPGEKRKVIIPPSLAYGQQGYEPAKIPPNATLIFEIELYAVTKGPRSVEAFSEIDMDNDKKLSRDEINGYLKREFEKDGKKRDPSVHETILVDIFKKNDHDKDGFISAKEYNVYQHDEL, via the exons ATGCGTCTGGGGGCGGCCGTGCTGTGCCTTTCCCTGCAGGCTCTCGCGCTCCTCGCTCTCCGCGCGGGCGGCCAGCAGCCAGGAGGCGCCCCCGACGACGGCCAAGTGCGCATCGAAGTCCTGCACGTCCCCCGCGAGTGCCAGCAGAAGAGCAAGAAGGGCGACCTGCTCAATGCCCATTACGACGGCTATTTGGCCAGCGATAAGTCCAAGTTTTACTGCag CCGAACACAAAATGATGGCCACCCGAAATGGTTTGTTCTCGGCGTTGGGCAGGTCATCAAAGGATTAGATATTGCCATGTTGAATATGTGTCCTGGAGAGAAACGCAAAGTGATCATCCCTCCTTCGCTAGCATACGGGCAGCAAGGATATG AACCAGCAAAAATTCCACCGAATGCAACGTTGATATTTGAGATTGAGCTGTACGCCGTAACTAAAGGACCACGCAGTGTTGAAGCTTTTTCTGAGATAGACATGGACAATGACAAAAAACTGTCAAGAGACGAG ATCAATGGTTACTTGAAGAGAGAATTTGAAAAGGATGGAAAGAAACGTGACCCATCGGTTCATGAGACTATTTTGGTTGATATATTTAAAAAGAATGATCACGACAAAGATGGCTTCATATCTGCCAAAGAATACAATGTCTACCAACACGATGAACTATAA